GGGGCAGGAGGCTAATGACATCCATCTGTGACGGAGAGTATTAGAGTAGATGAGTATGATGATATTACATGCTATTCATGATAGTTCTTACATTAATTACTTAAGGCTCATTCCGTGCCAAATCAGGtaaggttgttgctgcaccgtctcagatttgtTTCAAACCTTGTCTATATCAAGGTGTCCCAAAACTAAGTACATGGTACATCAGGAACAGGAAACATGGTACACCATTGGCATTTTGTACATGGAATGATTATAAATTGAGTTATGCCCATATTGATTTTCGTgttcctactacctaccccacagaCCATTTTAGTCCTATGAAAATGCCCAAAATATGCAATCACAcctcattttatgctttatatCTTCATGTGCATTTGTTACGGAGACCTCATATATTGGCTCAATATTGATTAAGTGTTGTATTTGCAGACTAAAATGATGGATACAAATTGCCCCCCAAAAGGCCCCCTCATGAAGTTTTGAAGTTTCAAATTAAGGGCCTTATATAAAACTAATGGCCCAGTCATAACTGAGAACATGTTGGTCTTCCATCTTAGACAGGTAAGGAGTAAAGctttttaaaggtatactatgcaacgtttttcagttaatcaattcgttccatactgttatatatgatcaaatgagtcattaccggtggaacagtgttttttttttggccactctagtggtctgtagcggtagaaccacacttgcaacttcaggagacaccgggcacgcacccatgctctactccaggaagtatcatgtaaagtctcatgaaaaggcacgacagactgaccgattgaggagttttgtcaaatatacacgctaaagctgtaggcctaggggaagctctgcagagaaatatgcaagcataaaacgagcgaaaatgaaaagtgaaagcaaaaccggcgatgaaatcgccaatcctgcatagtatacctttaatgtcCAAACATGGCCTCCATGATGAGGCATTTTTGAGAAATATTTCATAGGTCCAAGTTCTGGGACCTATGTCTCATGTAGCTAAATTTGAGAAGGCACAGCAAACATTTTCCGGGattctgtctgatttgacacggaatgacacATAAGTTAAGTTTCATCAAATTGCAAATGTACTTCAGAAGCAGAGAAAAAAAGCTTGGTGTGGTGTAAGAGTTTTTACCTTGAACCGAAAGGTTTTCATGTAGTTTTTTCGCATCTCTGTTTTATCGCACtacagaaagaagaggagatagCTTCCATTACTGATAATGTGTGCTGCATCATAGAATCAGCCCACATTGTTTCTATGGTAGTACACATGCTTTCATTCTGTATTACCATACCATAAAACTTCTCTCTTACCACTATATCTCCACCACGTACAAACTGTAGCCGGGGTTGGAAGACTAAGATGTCCAGGATGTAGATGGTGTCACACAGGTAGTCTGTTAACAGCCACAGGTAGATGTTATCTGGCGTCTGGTAGGGGAAAGCCCAGCGGACCGGGATCAGCCACACATTCCAGTTCCACGCCAAAGTCACAAAGAGTAGCCACAGGACGTATACCAGATCTATGGAAAGAAAATACAGTACAACAGTTAGCCAGCTAGATACCGTTTACTACCCTCATCCTCAGTGAGGGGCAGAGAGGTAGTtgtgactgcatgtctgtgtgtccagtCACACAACTTAAAAAGTGTTGGCCTAATGTACTTGAACCTAATTTCTTCTACATGATGATTTGGATCCGAATCCAGATGCAGGATTTTTTAAACAGGTTTCTTTACTGACAAATAGTAGGCGTGAGGATCTACAATCATCTAGTTAATGAGCTTCTTGTTAGTTGATAATTCTATCAACTTGGCATAGAGCAAGAAAAGTTGAAGGAGACAGTGTAGCCAACCCTAATGAGGAGCCAACTCACTTGTGAAGGGGTCGATGCTGGTTGGGAATCGGTACTGCAGCAGCCTTGTACAGCAAGATGCCAGCCTCCCTTTGCAGGAAGGCTGAGcggcctcctgctcctcctcctcctcctcctcctttggtggtgggggtggaggtgcctcatctttcttctcctctggagGAGGCACAGCAGCAGCTTTGGCAGGAGCTGGAGACATACACAGAGCCCTGAGCATTAGACTTTAGGCCACAACAGAGGCTAATAATGGTGAGTTTTATTCTCTGCAAACCAACACGGCCCAGTGTTAAAATGGTTCACATCCTATTGAGTGACGGAACTTTCTCAGTTAGAAAAGGAAACTGTTCTTCATCCAACTGTTCTACATTTTAGGCCCTCTCTTATTTTCATTACACATGCTCCCCCTCAGCACCATCTTtaagaaatacagatttcaatgtcaTTGTTATGCAGACAACACTCAATCCTACCACCCAGTTACCCCGATAGTGCTTGTTCATTGGAAAATCTGTTTAACTGCCATAATAATATCAATGGCTGGATGGCAAAGAACTTCCTACAACTCAATGAAAGGAAAACTGAAACAATTATTTTTGGCCCCCCTAACTCTTGTCAGACCTAAACCATTCCCTTGGTCCCCTGTCTACATACTCACAATGCTGTTAAAAATCTTGGTGTTTTCCTGGATTCATCTTTGAATTTTAACAAACAAGTCAGTGGTGAAGGGTAGCTTTTTAAATCTGTTTCTAAATTAAAATCCCTTGTTTCTTATAAGGATCTGGAAACACTCATTCATGCCTTCATTACATCTAGGCTAGACTACTGCAattctctccacacactccacgtTAGACTGCAACTAGTCCAAAACGCAGCTGCCAGACTACTGACTAGAGCTAAGAGCGAGCAGATCACTCCTGTGTTATCCCAACTACACTGGTTACCTGTGAGATTTGGAATAGATATCAAAATCTAACTATTTGTTTTCAAAGCTCTGAATGGTTTAGGGCCACAATATATTTGTGATCTCATTAGGCCTCATTCTACCGCCACTCAGGTCTTCTTCCCAGCAACTCCTTTCTGCTCACCCTTCCTGCCTAAAAAAAAGGTGACTTGGCTTTCTTTGCTGCCGCTCCCTGGCTCTGGAATAGTTACTGAATCGTGCATGCTCCTCATAGTTTGTGTTGGCCTCTTCTGCTGTCATACTCACAGGCAGGAGGTGTTTCTTCATCCGAGTCATCTGGGTCAATGAGCTTCTCCTTAGCACGCTCTGTTCTCTCTTTAAACAGCTTCACCAACTCCTGCAGGCGCTCATTAACCACGGTGCTGGTCTGGCTGGCAGAGGAGGCTGGTCGCTCTTTTAACCTGAAGGCAAACGAAGCAGGAGgttcatgcatactgtacattggccTGGTGTTTACAACTGCATCTGCATAGCGTGCATATAGGCTTTGAAATGGCCCTTTAGAAGTTTTGTTTTTGCCTGAGTAAAACCATGTGAAATGGTAGAATGTGACATTCACTAACCCTTCATCCACACTGAGCAGGCTGCTCTGACTGGGCCATGCACGGACAGCCGTCTCTCGCTCGTCTTCATCCTCATTGTCTTGAGAGTAGAGCTTTTTTCTTAATAGATTGAGAGCAGTAATTTCAGCACATTATCTTAAATACAAGTCAGGTTAGTGATGTTATGGGTGTTCATTTTGCCTGGACAGATGGAAAAGATTGATGATTTTAACTTAACTGTTTGatgaacaacaaacaacaaaaatatgCAGACGACCAGTCATGCAGGACAGGTGGAGGGGGAAAGATtctgtggtgtttttttccttAAGTAGTAATACTTTCACATAatattgatgcacttattgtcaGCAGTCAGCAGACTGACAGTCAGAGCAAGGGAAACGGGAAATGACGATGCCAGACAACAGCAGTTACTAGAAATGGCCTGTGCAGGGATCATTTATCTAGAAATGGTCAGAATGACTCAAGGGAAAATCCTGCATGGCAACACATTGGAAAATTCTGGAAACCCCAAATTATACAATAATGAGATATAATGACACATATTTTTAAAAGTAAAACAGAAGACTGTTTTATCACCAATATAATCAGCCCAGCTCAATTCTGGCTGAGTGATGTTTTGGTGATGTTTCAGTTAGCCATCAGTTACTTGGATCTCATCAGGGGTTACCAGCTGGCCTGACAGTTCAGTCTTGACAGTTCAGTCTGTTGGACTGTATTCTCACTGCAGTGAATTAATCAACAGTCTGCAGAATACTCTATCTGCTTTGTGTTCCTTTGGAAGCTTTGTTCCAGAGTGCTAATTGGTGTTCCAGAAAGAAATGGGAGAGTTTCGGTGGGAAAGTTTGAAATATTGCAGCTTACACTGTCAGCTAGCTCTTCCATCCCATGGAGACAGTGCAGACACACTGAAACTGATGAAGCTTTATGAAATCAGAAGTTGACATATAGTGGGGAAATGACTGGACTGGTGAATTCTGACCAAAGGAAAATGTCTTACATTTTATTCCAGATATGGTgctgcttcctctctctgcccaaCACAGTGCACCACCATATAAAGTGTGGGTGCATTTATGTGTATTAAGGTTGGTCAATTGCGTTTTTgtagatgaagaggaagaaggaaaaaTTAATCAGAAAAAGCATTTATGTGACTAAAAAGATCTGTTcagcaaaataaaatgtgaagaACAGACCTTTAATAGTACAACTATTATAAGTTTAAGTATAAAACTGAATTGGTGTGCAGGGGGGTAAAAATTTTTAATGATCAAGTGAATACTGAAATAATATTTCAGAACCACAAGCCCAAGGCAATAAAATCATATGATGTTGCATGGACATTGGACACATTGGAGGCTTACCTTGAGCGGTTGGTTTGGGGGGGTCCAGGCACTGTGAGGGTTTTCAGGTTTGGGCCCTGGTGTTTGACCACCCGGGGTACACTGTGAGATCGGTTGGTCAGCACTCCTTCTGAATCTACATCTTCAACATTGACAGCAGGGTGCAAACTAAGCCTAGAACTCTCTAGGGTAAAACGAGAGGAGCAATCTGTTACTTACTCTGGTTTGGGATACCTACAAACATTTCTGGACCAAACGTGAACGACTCAACAGCTGTAAAACAGTGCAGGGCAGCACAGAAGTGAACATTTAACTCACCTGAATGGCGCGCTGAGGTAATGTCATCTTCAATATGGAAGGCAGGGTTGGACACTCCGGATAGCTGCCTGGGGAGGGCAAGAGGGGGTAACCGATGGTAGGAAGGGACGTTGGGCAACTCAAGGGCACTACTGGGggatgagggggagggggtgcgtgggtggtggaggggggactGGCGGACAAGCCTGTCCAGCTCCACATCTcgcgtctgctgctgctgctgctgctgctgtttagGCATCCTACTGGGGCTTAAGGCTGTTCAGGCGATTGGCCACGTTCGAGTAGTATTGTTGGGCACGTTGTGACAAGGAGGAGGCGTGTGCCGGTAGATTGGACAACTGCTGGGGCAGGCTGGAGATTTGCTGGGATATGCTGGTCAGCTCTGTCGGCACACTGATCTGCTGTGGTAAACTAGATATCTGCTGAGGCAGGCTGGACACCTGTTGGGTCAGCTGAGTGACCCGTTGAGTGACCCGTTGAGCGGTCTGAGAGACCTGCTGGGAGCACTGCTGGggcagctgctggagctgggaGAACTGGTGGGACAGGTTCTGGGGCAGCTCTGAGAGCTCATGCGAGAGCTGCTGGGCTCCAGGGAACTGCTTGGTGAACTCCTGCTGCAGCTCAGCCAGTGAGCCGGGGACGCGGGGCAGCGTCGGAGGGGCGATGTCGTTCTCCTGCATCAGCTGCTCCACTCTGCTCAGACACTCCGGCCCGTAAGGGACGTGCACAAGACAGCTCCTCAGCGTGTCACAGCGCACGGAAACTGAAAGAAGAGCGCGGGGGAGTCAAGAGGCCATCATGGGAAGGTCATCTGAGCTCTcgacacacactacagtagagGCAGTCACACTGCAGCACACCACATCAACACCCAGGGCACCATTTTAGAGAATGTGTGACATTACTGCATACATTTAATCATTTCACATCACTGCATATTCAAAGTGTCAAAGTCATCATAACATTTACTCTCTGAACCCTGTGGGCTTTGCCACGCCCTCTGTAATGACATAAGTCCTCACCTccagcctcctcctctgctgcaggtGCGGCCtcctgcacagaaacacacattacaaacacacatgaataaGATCAGCAGGGTCAGGAGCTCATAGCATGGACCACAAAATGGGCATCTGAATaaaaagtacagtatgtcttattcaaaaataaataaatcacaggcCAACAACAGTTCATGTGATCCGACTATAGCTGAGGAGATGCAAAGCCAGTGGGTGGAAGAGAaccaatatactgtagcagtgaCAGTGAGCTGCACTTGTTCTGAGGTGGGCTGTGTCTGTCCTACCTGAGTGGTGgtctgaggagaggaggtggccgCTGCTGCCTGCGGCTGCTCTGTGACTGGAGCGGGCTCTGGTGCTGCCTGCGGCTGCTCTGGGACGGGCTCAGCCTCTGGGGCCGCCTGCTCTGGCTCAGCACTCTTCTCCTGCTCTGGGGCAGGCTCCTGCTCAGCCGACGGGGACCGCACAGGAGACGCGACTCTGACAGGTGAGGGGACTTCCTGTGTCTGAGGCAAaggctcctcctccttctctggctgctcctcctctggctgctcctcctctggctctggctgCTCCTGCTGAGGGGAGGCCTGGCCACTGCGTGAGGGAGCCTCCTCGGCCTCCTCTGCGGACGGCTTCGGTTCAGGTGGAAGTTCTATCACTTCCTCTAGCTCCTCTTCTACTTGTTGAAATGCTTCAACGTAGCACACTTCCTGGCGCCTGCAGGAAAAGGAGTGCAACCATGACCCTCATAAACATGAAATCCTCATTGGATAAAGGAAGAGCAACAGGAGGAGCCTGAAGGAGAACTTACAAAACTGAATTCAGAACACATACAGAAATGTGAATAACAGAACTAGCAATCTTTTAAAATGCTATGTTGTACATGACATTGTGCATTATTTGAACAAACTGGCAAGCTATTAATTGAAAATAGTAGACAACCAAATAGCAAAATACTCACAGGATCTTACCTGCACCTTCCTTCAACAGCCAAACCAGACAAATACGACCTGAGGCACGATTAGTAACTAAGGCAACGGTCAAGAGGGAATCCGCGGTAACTATGATGGTGATGCAGTTGCTATGATGAGTAACATGTTGCCATGGCTGCAAAATTAATTAGGGGCTATGAATCTCTCATGGCTACAAGCTTAACGTGATTCAGGAGAGAGCTTGTGGTTTGCTACGGTTGAGTCCAAGGACACAATTCAGTCATGATTTTATGTTTAATCAGTTTGTTCaaacatctgtttgtttgtgtgctgttttaAATTCATGATGATTATTTGAAGCATCCTAAccactcacccccaccccaagcTCTGGGTTCACTCTGACTGCAGTCCACTATGAGTAAGCAGTGGGGAGTGGTTCAGCCCCGTTTTTTCATTTGAATTCGGTAATTAAAACAATTAGCCTACTGTTCCCGTCCAGTGAAATAGCAGCAGGGTGAAACACAATGACAACCTACCATTAAAGCTACAGTTGTTTGGCATGGGCTCAAAAGCCAGACAAAGCTCATGGATTGATTCTTCATGACAATTATTAAAAGAACTAGATGATTGGATGCCTCTCCCTTGATTAACTGGTAACTGTATTCTGTAGCTTTAATGgctatttgaaacacacactgaatggaAGTACAAACAGTAAAACACTAGTAATACATTCATCATGAAAGATGAAtggaattttttttaaaaaaaagaatagaatcATTACACAGCTAGTGAAATTAGGATCACCCATATTAAAGATTATTTGAATTACACCATAgtgtaaatattttttaaaaagatactTTGATTGACtgcaaaatgtattcaaacCATCCAGATGATACACTTATGTTTGAGAACAACCCTGGATCTCTTTAATATGGGCAGCTAACCAACCAGTGGCACAGACAGTAATGGAGTCTTACTCTGTGATAACATTCTCTGTGAACTCCACctcactctcctcctgctgCAGGACCTGTAACCTGTGTAGAGCAGGACAGGGACATGAGGGAACGGTTCCAGCGCTCTATGTGCAGCGAGGCCAGGACAGCCCCGTAGTCCATTTGCTGCTGTGCTATTTGTCTAAAAGCATCCTAATACATTTCCTGAGCCTGTGCCTAATCCAGGAGCCTTGACAAGCCTTGTCTTAATCTCAACATTGCACAGGTAAAGCTCTTAAGTGATTGTGGAGGAGAACCATTCATCATGAGCAGAGTATCATATGAGAATAGTGCACTCATATGATAAAACTGGCATCAGTTTCATGTCGAGTCTTACTCTGTTATTAGACTCTGTGAGGTTGccccctcactctcctccagctgcagcacCTGTAACCTGTGCAGAGCGTGACAGGAACACGGCAAATATAAACAGCAGCTCATCTTGACATCTGAGATTTGATCTGGATTTAAATGTCTAGCAATGTATACCGGCCTGGTCTGTTTCTTAGCCAACTCAACACTAAAAGACAACCAATCTCATATGTTTTAAGAATGCTCACTAAAGTTTAAACCTTTAAACTTCCAAATAAGAAGAGAGCTAGAACAGTACATTTATCCTATAGTGGGGAGAGTATCATATGAGAATAGTGCACTCATATGATAAAACAGTTTCATGTTGAGTCTTACTCTGTTATTAGACTCTGTGAGgttgccctctcactctcctccagctgcagcacCTGTAACCTGTACAGAGCGTGACAGGAACACGGCAAATATAATCAGCAGCTCATCTTGACATCTGAGACTTTGAtctgcatttactgtatatgtctagcaatacatactgtagtgccCTAGTCTTTCTCTTGACCAACGCATTACTAAAAGACAACCAATCTCATAAGTTTTAAGAATGCTCACTAAAGTAACAATGAAGACCTTTTGGTCTGTTGTTATGATGCCTATACATTTCCCAATAAGAAGTGAGCTAGAACAGTACATGTATCCTATAGTGAGTGGGGAGAGTATCATATGGGAATAGTGCACTCATATGATAAAACTGGCATCAGTTTCATGTTGAGTCTTACTCTGTTATTAGACTCTGTGAGGTTGccccctcactctcctccagctgcagcacCTGTAACCTGTGCAGAGCGTGGTACATGAAGGAAGGTGTGAACATGTTTCTACACAGAAAACTGGATATGTCCAGTTGCTGTACAGTCATTTTTCAAACATCTATCCTAACCTATATGTCAGGATGTCCCAAAACTGTGCATACAAATTCAGGAGCCCCAACCAGCCTTCTCTTAAGCTCATCATTCTAAAAGTAAAGCTCTTAAAGGTactctaagcgatgttgggtgacgacacttctgttgacgttcaaacaaaagAGAAAGCTACAGTAGTTCGCCCCTCCCTCCTGTGCAACTGAAACTCTCCTGAACGCGCATCTCGtcggtgattggctggaacagtttttaatgttcatggtccaggctggaccaggttgtttttgttgccgtttttggagcctgggctgtccacagagaccACACTTT
This sequence is a window from Sardina pilchardus chromosome 10, fSarPil1.1, whole genome shotgun sequence. Protein-coding genes within it:
- the LOC134094340 gene encoding involucrin-like; the encoded protein is MHTAPSIGSCLNIVSSLHGLSTAWSPPVPEEAPKAQRQKEETVQPAPRVPSTQAVKAARSAQADAEGQSTQPGQSSVLDVPDPDPVQMEDAETQTGRWTPFIETIKKEAEHAAISSMEERLRLERLETARLAEEVARQAAEMTIRQLAEEKGMSLAMPTQTQLEDLEEELEEELEPELQVLQLEESEGATSQSLITELQVLQLEESERATSQSLITELQVLQLEESEGATSQSLITELQVLQLEESERATSQSLITELQVLQLEESEGATSQSLITELQVLQQEESEVEFTENVITERQEVCYVEAFQQVEEELEEVIELPPEPKPSAEEAEEAPSRSGQASPQQEQPEPEEEQPEEEQPEKEEEPLPQTQEVPSPVRVASPVRSPSAEQEPAPEQEKSAEPEQAAPEAEPVPEQPQAAPEPAPVTEQPQAAAATSSPQTTTQEAAPAAEEEAGVSVRCDTLRSCLVHVPYGPECLSRVEQLMQENDIAPPTLPRVPGSLAELQQEFTKQFPGAQQLSHELSELPQNLSHQFSQLQQLPQQCSQQVSQTAQRVTQRVTQLTQQVSSLPQQISSLPQQISVPTELTSISQQISSLPQQLSNLPAHASSLSQRAQQYYSNVANRLNSLKPQ